TTATCCGTAATCATGCGCAGGAGATCAGCCTCACCATCCGAAAACACTGTTGCTCGCGGCTAAACAATGCCGCCCGCGCGAACGGCGCGGCACAGTCGTTGCTAACCGGTTCCGTGTGAGCGCATCGCGGCTCGCTTCACGGAGTGTGCAGACATGCCCGATCACCGACCTATCCCTCCACGACCGGCATTGCCGACCGACGCGCGCGGCATGATCGGCAATATGAGAACCACCGCGCTCGTCTCGCTGCGCGGCTCGATCGACTTCATGTGTTTTCCGCGCATCGACTCGCCGGCCATTTTCGCCGGCCTGCTCGAGCCGTCGCGCGGCGGCGCTTTCTCGATCGAACCCAAGTTCGAAACCGCCAATGTCAAGCAGATGTACCTGCCCGACACCAATGTCCTGCTGACCCGTTTCATGACGCCGGAAGGCGTGTGCGAACTGATGGACTTCATGCCGGTGCCCGAAGACGGCAGCGCCGCCGACGCGCCGCCGCCCAACTGCGTGATCCGCGTCGTGCGGGTCGTGCACTGGCGCATGGCGTTCAGGATGCATTGCGAGCCGCGCTTCTACTATGCGCGAGGATCGCACACGGCTCACATCGATAAGGACGGCGCGGTGGAGTTCCACGCCGCCGCAAACGCCGGCCTCGAAGGCAGCATGCAATTGCGCCTGAACAGCACCCTGCCGCTCGCGCTCGACGACGGCGCCGCGCGCGCCGAATTCGAATTGCGCGATGGCGAGTCGGCGGGCTTCGCTTTCGGCGATGCCGAAGGCCTGCGTGAAAAGTCGTTCGATTGCGAAACGGCGCTGACCGACACGATCCGCTACTGGCGAAGCTGGTCGGCGCAATCCACTTATCGCGGCCGCTACCGCGAAGTCGTGATGCGCTCGGCGCTGACCTTGAAACTGCTCAGTTCCAGCGAGCATGGCGCGATCGTGGCCGCGCCGACCTTCGGCCTCGCCGAAGCGCTCGACGGTTCGCGCCGCTGGGACTACCGCTTCACGTGGATCCGCGACGCCGCGTTCTCCGTGTACGCGCTGCTGCGGCTCGGCTATACCGGCGAAGCGCGGCATTTCATGACATGGATCGCCGGGCGCAGCCGCCATTGCGATTCGGACGGCTCGCTGAGCGTCATGTACACCGTCGACGGCAAGGAGCCGCCTGAAGAAAGCGAAATCGCGGCGCTCGCGAATGGAGAAAGCGCGGGCGTGCCGCTCATCGGCAACGCCGCGCGCAATCAGACCCAGCTCGACGTGTACGGCGCGCTGCTCGACGCGATCTATCTGTACAACAAGTACGGCGCCGCGATCTCACACGACGGCTGGCGCGACGTCACGCGCACCGTCGACTATGTGATCGGGCACTGGCGCGAGCCCGACCACGGCATCTGGGAATTTCGCAACGGCCTGCGCCCCTTGCTCCATTCGCGGCTGATGTGCTGGGTCACGGTGGACCGCGCACTGCGTCTCGCGGAAAAGCGTTCGCTGCCCGCGCCGCTCAAG
The nucleotide sequence above comes from Paraburkholderia sp. FT54. Encoded proteins:
- a CDS encoding glycoside hydrolase family 15 protein, giving the protein MPDHRPIPPRPALPTDARGMIGNMRTTALVSLRGSIDFMCFPRIDSPAIFAGLLEPSRGGAFSIEPKFETANVKQMYLPDTNVLLTRFMTPEGVCELMDFMPVPEDGSAADAPPPNCVIRVVRVVHWRMAFRMHCEPRFYYARGSHTAHIDKDGAVEFHAAANAGLEGSMQLRLNSTLPLALDDGAARAEFELRDGESAGFAFGDAEGLREKSFDCETALTDTIRYWRSWSAQSTYRGRYREVVMRSALTLKLLSSSEHGAIVAAPTFGLAEALDGSRRWDYRFTWIRDAAFSVYALLRLGYTGEARHFMTWIAGRSRHCDSDGSLSVMYTVDGKEPPEESEIAALANGESAGVPLIGNAARNQTQLDVYGALLDAIYLYNKYGAAISHDGWRDVTRTVDYVIGHWREPDHGIWEFRNGLRPLLHSRLMCWVTVDRALRLAEKRSLPAPLKRWFDTRDAIHADIHENFWNEERNAFVQTPDSQRLDASALMMPLVRFIGPTDPRWLGTLDAIGSELKVDPLIFRYTRGATLDGLPGIEGGFSVCSFWYAEALARAGRVDEGRLVFEKMLAYANHVGLFSEEVATSGEALGNFPQALTHLALISAAYQLDRNLDKVHVPWT